A genomic region of Raphanus sativus cultivar WK10039 chromosome 6, ASM80110v3, whole genome shotgun sequence contains the following coding sequences:
- the LOC108808929 gene encoding uncharacterized protein LOC108808929 isoform X2 codes for MTTRSDSDECLVQDPLTSSEKASISREDSAEEDSLKVVSLSPPLENDSVVEISSKNQVKSSPFASVTEKEDSESIHPDSVEVSLSEAQAMDVDCPGVLSVSEAASAFLEENKVGEELQQIKETSALQDDVHKMEETDVSVVCKGQEDSDVQRLLEAEKRRLLAEIETGAIFRKEEDAETLAVASDFHQKVERVRVKDNAFVGRSVKIDVVDDTALLNVVPFCKKGKDHHHHAKRSGTAHGDDKEAPRKHKKTGVKHQHVEASGGKIMYSLNQMKSMRYANMGNQRKLWSDMYARLLPELVSEYEGLVSLKKMNQKNSKSSGIGTKEGMDDLTLEEEEEEEEYSEDNDDYNSILKPAFEVDGEPDFESGPPEDGFEYLRRVRWEAKRVPNVKVAKIDESKYITKEQSVYMPQIPEIPKCPEHLLPLKEWEDSLLSDFSHLRLALSQTDNNFFGDEIMSSSPSTEYMLMGMFSTRLNTVTDESFGVVVSEIQGMDSVTRVSRLKKRICLVEKESGLQDSDCIWVVALCASVDTPLDGDTCACLRALLRKCASVRALEVEDEQVIIMANMLITIAGRYFGQME; via the exons ATGACGACGAGATCTGACTCCGATGAGTGTCTTGTGCAAGACCCACTAACCTCCTCAGAGAAAGCTTCTATCTCTCGCGAAGATTCGGCTGAAGAAGACTCGCTAAAGGTCGTTTCTTTGTCTCCTCCACTAGAGAACGACTCTGTTGTAGAGATAAGCTCAAAGAATCAAGTAAAGTCTTCGCCTTTTGCTTCTGTTACTGAGAAAGAAGATAGTGAGAGTATCCATCCGGATTCTGTTGAAGTTTCTTTATCTGAAGCCCAGGCTATGGATGTGGATTGTCCTGGAGTCCTCTCTGTATCTGAAGCTGCCTCCGCGTTTCTTGAAGAGAACAAGGTTGGTGAGGAACTGCAACAGATCAAGGAGACCTCTGCTCTACAAGATGATGTGCACAAGATGGAGGAGACTGATGTGTCCGTTGTTTGTAAGGGACAAGAAGATTCCGATGTGCAGAGACTTTTGGAGGCTGAGAAGAGGAGACTGTTGGCTGAGATCGAAACCGGAGCAATCTTCAGGAAGGAGGAAGATGCGGAGACGCTCGCTGTGGCTTCTGATTTTCATCAGAAGGTGGAGAGAGTGAGAGTTAAAGACAACGCTTTTGTTGGGAGGTCTGTGAAGATCGATGTGGTTGACGACACTGCGCTGCTCAATGTCGTTCCTTTCTGCAAGAAAGGTAAAGACCATCATCATCATGCCAAGAGGTCAGGAACCGCACACGGTGATGATAAGGAAGCACCGAGGAAGCATAAGAAAACTGGAGTGAAGCATCAACACGTTGAAGCAAGTGGCGGCAAGATAATGTACTCTTTGAACCAGATGAAGTCGATGAGGTATGCTAACATGGGGAATCAGAGGAAACTGTGGAGTGACATGTACGCTAGGCTCCTACCTGAGCTGGTGAGTGAGTACGAAGGTCTAGTTAGCTTGAAGAAGATGAATCAGAAGAATTCAAAGTCGAGTGGCATCG GCACCAAAGAAGGAATGGATGATTTaacacttgaagaagaagaagaggaggaagagtaCAGTGAAGATAATGACGATTACAATAGCATTTTGAAACCTGCCTTTGAGGTTGATGGAGAACCTGATTTCGAATCTGGACCACCAGAAGATGGCTTTGAATACTTAAGACGAGTCAG gtGGGAAGCAAAGCGTGTTCCCAATGTAAAAGTAGCCAAGATAGATGAAAGCAAGTACATAACGAAAGAGCAAAGTGTCTACATGCCACAGATACCTGAAATCCCCAAATGTCCAGAGCACTTGTTACCGCTCAAGGAATGGGAAGACTCATTACTTTCTGACTTCTCACACCTTCGCCTG GCCTTATCACAAACTGACAACAACTTCTTCGGTGACGAGATCATGTCATCAAGTCCGTCTACAGAGTATATGCTTATGGGGATGTTCAGTACACGTCTCAACACGGTTACAGACGAGTCATTTGGTGTGGTGGTTTCGGAAATACAAGGAATGGACTCGGTGACGCGGGTATCAAGGCTGAAAAAGAGGATATGTTTGGTTGAGAAGGAGAGCGGTTTACAAGACAGTGACTGTATATGGGTAGTAGCATTGTGTGCATCAGTGGACACTCCTTTGGATGGTGATACTTGTGCTTGTCTCAGGGCTCTTCTGAGGAAGTGTGCTAGTGTTCGTGCGTTAGAGGTTGAAGATGAGCAAGTTATCATCATGGCGAATATGCTCATCACCATCGCAGGCAGATATTTTGGCCAAATGGAATAA
- the LOC108808938 gene encoding protein trichome birefringence-like 39: MGFSSQENPSLFFFFFLLCLSTVSAYTNTSRNNGEEGGRRELASWRCNWFRGSWVYDVTYPLYDPYKCPFIDPQFNCKKYGRPDNLYLKYRWQPSSCSLPRFNGLYFLRKMRGKKIMFVGDSLSTNMWQSLACLIHAWVPNARYTLLTQKGLASLTFEDYGVTLKLYRTQFLVDLDSENVGRVLKLDSIKQGKMWRGMDVLIFNSWHWWTHIDHIQPWDYMEDGNRLYKDMNRLVAYYKGMTTWARWVNAFVNPSKTKVFFNGVSPVHYDGRDWGEPLKSCKSQTQPFYGRKYPGGPPVAWVILNKVFRRLKKPVYWLDITGLSQLRKDAHPSAYSGNHPGNDCSHWCLPGLPDTWNVLFYSALFS; this comes from the exons ATGGGTTTCTCTTCCCAAGAAAAcccttctcttttcttcttcttcttcttgctctgtCTCTCCACAGTTTCTGCTTACACCAACACAAGCAGAAACAATGGCGaggaaggaggaagaagagagctAGCTTCTTGGAGATGCAATTGGTTTAGAGGGAGTTGGGTTTATGATGTAACGTACCCACTTTACGATCCATATAAATGTCCATTCATCGATCCACAGTTTAACTGCAAGAAGTATGGTCGTCCTGACAATCTTTATCTTAAGTATCGATGGCAACCTTCCTCTTGCTCTCTCCCCAG ATTCAATGGGTTGTATTTCTTGAGGAAGATGAGAGGGAAAAAGATAATGTTCGTTGGAGATTCACTAAGCACAAACATGTGGCAATCTCTTGCTTGTCTAATTCACGCTTGGGTTCCTAACGCTCGTTACACTCTTCTTACCCAAAAGGGTCTAGCTTCCCTCACCTTCGAG GACTACGGAGTGACACTAAAGCTATACAGAACACAGTTCTTAGTGGATTTAGATTCAGAGAACGTTGGACGAGTGCTTAAGCTGGATTCCATTAAGCAAGGCAAGATGTGGAGAGGCATGGACGTCTTGATTTTCAACAGTTGGCATTGGTGGACCCATATTGATCACATCCAGCC GTGGGATTACATGGAAGATGGGAACAGATTGTACAAAGACATGAACAGACTGGTCGCTTATTACAAAGGGATGACCACTTGGGCTCGATGGGTCAATGCATTCGTCAATCCATCTAAGACCAAGGTTTTCTTCAATGGCGTTTCTCCTGTTCATTACGA TGGAAGGGATTGGGGAGAGCCACTGAAGTCATGTAAGAGTCAGACACAACCATTCTACGGGAGGAAGTATCCAGGAGGGCCACCAGTGGCTTGGGTGATTTTAAACAAAGTGTTTAGAAGATTGAAGAAACCAGTCTATTGGCTCGACATAACCGGTCTATCTCAGCTTCGTAAAGATGCTCACCCTTCTGCTTACAGTGGGAACCATCCTGGTAATGACTGTAGCCATTGGTGTCTTCCTGGTCTACCTGATACTTGGAACGTACTCTTTTACTCGGCTCTTTTCTCTTAA
- the LOC108808929 gene encoding uncharacterized protein LOC108808929 isoform X1, with protein sequence MTTRSDSDECLVQDPLTSSEKASISREDSAEEDSLKVVSLSPPLENDSVVEISSKNQVKSSPFASVTEKEDSESIHPDSVEVSLSEAQAMDVDCPGVLSVSEAASAFLEENKVGEELQQIKETSALQDDVHKMEETDVSVVCKGQEDSDVQRLLEAEKRRLLAEIETGAIFRKEEDAETLAVASDFHQKVERVRVKDNAFVGRSVKIDVVDDTALLNVVPFCKKGKDHHHHAKRSGTAHGDDKEAPRKHKKTGVKHQHVEASGGKIMYSLNQMKSMRYANMGNQRKLWSDMYARLLPELVSEYEGLVSLKKMNQKNSKSSGIGILGTKEGMDDLTLEEEEEEEEYSEDNDDYNSILKPAFEVDGEPDFESGPPEDGFEYLRRVRWEAKRVPNVKVAKIDESKYITKEQSVYMPQIPEIPKCPEHLLPLKEWEDSLLSDFSHLRLALSQTDNNFFGDEIMSSSPSTEYMLMGMFSTRLNTVTDESFGVVVSEIQGMDSVTRVSRLKKRICLVEKESGLQDSDCIWVVALCASVDTPLDGDTCACLRALLRKCASVRALEVEDEQVIIMANMLITIAGRYFGQME encoded by the exons ATGACGACGAGATCTGACTCCGATGAGTGTCTTGTGCAAGACCCACTAACCTCCTCAGAGAAAGCTTCTATCTCTCGCGAAGATTCGGCTGAAGAAGACTCGCTAAAGGTCGTTTCTTTGTCTCCTCCACTAGAGAACGACTCTGTTGTAGAGATAAGCTCAAAGAATCAAGTAAAGTCTTCGCCTTTTGCTTCTGTTACTGAGAAAGAAGATAGTGAGAGTATCCATCCGGATTCTGTTGAAGTTTCTTTATCTGAAGCCCAGGCTATGGATGTGGATTGTCCTGGAGTCCTCTCTGTATCTGAAGCTGCCTCCGCGTTTCTTGAAGAGAACAAGGTTGGTGAGGAACTGCAACAGATCAAGGAGACCTCTGCTCTACAAGATGATGTGCACAAGATGGAGGAGACTGATGTGTCCGTTGTTTGTAAGGGACAAGAAGATTCCGATGTGCAGAGACTTTTGGAGGCTGAGAAGAGGAGACTGTTGGCTGAGATCGAAACCGGAGCAATCTTCAGGAAGGAGGAAGATGCGGAGACGCTCGCTGTGGCTTCTGATTTTCATCAGAAGGTGGAGAGAGTGAGAGTTAAAGACAACGCTTTTGTTGGGAGGTCTGTGAAGATCGATGTGGTTGACGACACTGCGCTGCTCAATGTCGTTCCTTTCTGCAAGAAAGGTAAAGACCATCATCATCATGCCAAGAGGTCAGGAACCGCACACGGTGATGATAAGGAAGCACCGAGGAAGCATAAGAAAACTGGAGTGAAGCATCAACACGTTGAAGCAAGTGGCGGCAAGATAATGTACTCTTTGAACCAGATGAAGTCGATGAGGTATGCTAACATGGGGAATCAGAGGAAACTGTGGAGTGACATGTACGCTAGGCTCCTACCTGAGCTGGTGAGTGAGTACGAAGGTCTAGTTAGCTTGAAGAAGATGAATCAGAAGAATTCAAAGTCGAGTGGCATCGGTATTCTCG GCACCAAAGAAGGAATGGATGATTTaacacttgaagaagaagaagaggaggaagagtaCAGTGAAGATAATGACGATTACAATAGCATTTTGAAACCTGCCTTTGAGGTTGATGGAGAACCTGATTTCGAATCTGGACCACCAGAAGATGGCTTTGAATACTTAAGACGAGTCAG gtGGGAAGCAAAGCGTGTTCCCAATGTAAAAGTAGCCAAGATAGATGAAAGCAAGTACATAACGAAAGAGCAAAGTGTCTACATGCCACAGATACCTGAAATCCCCAAATGTCCAGAGCACTTGTTACCGCTCAAGGAATGGGAAGACTCATTACTTTCTGACTTCTCACACCTTCGCCTG GCCTTATCACAAACTGACAACAACTTCTTCGGTGACGAGATCATGTCATCAAGTCCGTCTACAGAGTATATGCTTATGGGGATGTTCAGTACACGTCTCAACACGGTTACAGACGAGTCATTTGGTGTGGTGGTTTCGGAAATACAAGGAATGGACTCGGTGACGCGGGTATCAAGGCTGAAAAAGAGGATATGTTTGGTTGAGAAGGAGAGCGGTTTACAAGACAGTGACTGTATATGGGTAGTAGCATTGTGTGCATCAGTGGACACTCCTTTGGATGGTGATACTTGTGCTTGTCTCAGGGCTCTTCTGAGGAAGTGTGCTAGTGTTCGTGCGTTAGAGGTTGAAGATGAGCAAGTTATCATCATGGCGAATATGCTCATCACCATCGCAGGCAGATATTTTGGCCAAATGGAATAA